A region from the Aphis gossypii isolate Hap1 chromosome 1, ASM2018417v2, whole genome shotgun sequence genome encodes:
- the LOC114131086 gene encoding protein transport protein Sec24D isoform X23 yields the protein MNNSQFAQERPTQNYGALPTPQQNGQHNTSSNNVPSYNQAEGQLNDQFSQLGFNNRPSVPLVQNNTLPSSISNFSSGPQVNTSQSYSPANFNVELTGPPKQFSSSVPFGGSFSQNSSDNFLDKTSNTIPQSAFPGNSVESNIHDGIINQESRDFNNGTPNNLSETMYGKSNEFNTNTSNLVSNQIGSGLTSSQPIQSAFSVVSPQSRSQKPYSSNVQQPQLVENVPSQSDLSTQKLEYQPSNYPPTSNSISQSDFSRQPNHAPQQPGFPSQNNLKPQQPGFPPQPNSTLQQPGFPPQSNSTSQQPGFPPQPNSTLQQSGFPPQPNSTLQQPGFPPQANSTLQQPGFPSQTNLKPQQPGFPPQPSSTPQQPGFPPQPNSTLQQPGFPPQANSTKTQQPGFPPQPNSISQQPGFPLQPNSTLQQPGFPPQPNSTQQQPGFPLQPNSTMQQPGFPPQANSTKTQQPGFPPQPNSISQQPGFPPQPNSTLQQPGFPTQANLTKPQQPGFPPQPNSTLQQPGFPPQANSTKTQQPGFPPQPNSVLQQSGFPQQPNLTPQQPGFPPQPSSIPQQPGFPPQPSSTPQQPGFPPQPSSTPQQPGFPPQPNSTLQQPGFPPQPNSILQQPGFLPQPISSQQQHGFPPQPGNLPSQQMGFPSQAGNLPPRQSGYPPQQPGLTSQQPQQPGYSQQHNGFNPQQPSYQPQQSGYPPQQPGYPPQQPGYPPQQAGYSTQQAGFNQGTPAYMGQPAPSRRLDPDQMPSPVQVIQDDQQSKSGLFLTNQRGLVPPLVTTDFTVQDSGNASPRLIRSTMYCVPTTTDIMKQTSVPFGLVISPLAKIKPDEYPLPIINTGEFGPVRCKRCKAYMSPFMQFIDGGKHFTCLLCKATTEVPVEYFQHLDHTGQRLDRSERPELCFGSYEFIVPKEYCRKEIQPKPPAYIFVIDVSYNNIKSGLVRLICAFMKELLTQLPTELGSEKSKIRVGFITYDTTVHFYNIKETLAVPQMMIVGDTSEVFMPLLDGFLCDPEESSQVIDVLMEQIPTQFNETRTTETILLPAIKAGMEALKNADCCGKLFVFHSSLPIAEAPGKLKNREDRKLLATDKEKTILNPQTNVYKELGEECVQVGCSVDLFITNNSYIDLPTIGQISKISGGEIFKYTYFQAEVDGQRFLSDLKHDISRPTVFDAVMRVRTSTGTRPTDFYGHFFMSNSTDVELAAIDCDKAIAIEVKHDDKLDEQDGVLVQTAMLYTSCSGQRRVRILNLSLRSSGQMGELYRSCDLDTIMNFFGKQVMYKILESSGRQVKDAITNKTAQILATYRKHCASPSSAGQLILPECMKLMPLYVNCLIKSDAMSGGPDMTVDDRWFNMHLVITADIPTTLGYFYPRLIPIHTLADEKLLDDVSIPDQLRCSIEKFAENGAYILENGVYMFLWLGMGLSQTFLTDVFGVQSITYVDTEHSAIPVLDNPLNKAVRQVLSKIQKERSHTMRLSIIRQKDKIETVMRHFLVEDHGIDNSPSYVEFLCHMHKEIRNLLS from the exons ATGAATAATTCTCAATTTGCACAAGAGCGTCCAACACAAAATTATGGCGCTCTTCCAACACCACAACAAAATGGTCAACATAATACATCATCGAACA atgtACCATCTTATAACCAGGCTGAAGGACAGTTGAATGATCAATTTTCACAACTGGGATTTAATAATAGACCTTCAGTACCActagttcaaaataatactttg ccGAGTAGTATTAGCAACTTTTCAAGTGGACCACAAGTAAATACTTCGCAATCATATTCACCTGCCAATTTTAATGTTGAACTGACTGGGCCTCCTAAGCAATTTTCTTCATCAGTACCTTTTGGAGGAAGTTTTAGTCAAAATTCCTCAGATAATTTTCTAGACAAAACTAGTAATACAATACCACAATCTGCTTTTCCTGGAAATAGTGTTGAATCAAATATTCACGATGGAATTATTAATCAAGAATCAAGAGATTTTAATAATGGCACTcctaataatttaagtgaGACAATGTATGGGAAATccaatgaatttaatacaaatacctCAAATTTGGTTTCAAATCAAATTGGTTCTGGATTAACTTCATCTCAACCTATTCAATCAGCCTTTTCTGTTGTTTCACCTCAATCTCGTTCTCAAAAACCGTATTCAAGCAATGTTCAACAACCACAATTGGTTGAAAATGTTCCATCCCAATCGGATTTATCTActcaaaaattagaatatcaGCCATCAAATTATCCACCAACATCTAATTCAATATCTCAATCAGATTTTTCGAGACAACCTAATCATGCTCCACAGCAGCCAGGTTTTCCATctcagaataatttaaaacctcAGCAACCAGGTTTTCCACCTCAACCCAATTCCACACTGCAGCAGCCTGGGTTTCCACCACAATCTAATTCAACATCGCAGCAGCCAGGTTTTCCACCTCAACCCAATTCAACACTGCAGCAATCAGGTTTTCCACCTCAACCTAATTCCACACTGCAGCAGCCTGGTTTTCCACCACAAGCCAATTCAACATTGCAGCAGCCAGGTTTTCCATCTCAGACTAATTTAAAACCACAGCAACCAGGGTTTCCGCCACAACCTAGTTCGACACCACAGCAACCAGGTTTTCCACCTCAACCTAATTCAACACTGCAGCAGCCAGGTTTTCCACCACAAGCCAATTCAACAAAAACTCAGCAACCGGGTTTCCCGCCACAACCTAATTCAATATCGCAGCAACCTGGTTTTCCACTCCAACCTAATTCCACACTGCAGCAGCCTGGTTTTCCACCACAACCCAATTCAACACAGCAGCAACCAGGTTTTCCACTTCAACCTAATTCAACAATGCAGCAGCCAGGTTTTCCACCACAAGCCAATTCAACAAAAACTCAGCAACCGGGTTTCCCGCCACAACCTAATTCAATATCGCAGCAACCTGGTTTTCCACCCCAACCTAATTCAACACTGCAGCAGCCAGGTTTTCCAACACAAGCCAATTTAACAAAACCGCAGCAGCCAGGATTTCCACCACAGCCTAATTCAACACTACAGCAGCCAGGTTTTCCACCACAAGCTAATTCAACAAAAACTCAACAACCTGGTTTCCCGCCACAACCTAATTCAGTTTTGCAGCAGTCAGGTTTCCCACAACAACCTAATTTAACACCACAGCAACCAGGTTTTCCGCCACAACCTAGTTCGATACCACAGCAACCAGGTTTTCCACCTCAACCCAGTTCGACACCACAGCAACCAGGTTTTCCACCTCAACCCAGTTCGACACCACAGCAACCAGGTTTTCCACCTCAACCCAATTCAACACTGCAGCAGCCAG GTTTTCCACCACAACCCAATTCAATACTGCAGCAGCCAG GTTTTCTACCACAACCTATTTCATCTCAACAGCAACATGGCTTTCCTCCTCAACCAGGAAATTTACCATCTCAACAAATGGGTTTTCCTTCTCAGGCCGGTAATTTACCACCACGACAATCTGGTTACCCACCTCAACAGCCTGGTTTAACGTCTCAACAACCTCAACAACCTGGATATTCTCAGCAACATAACGGTTTCAATCCTCAACAACCTAGTTATCAACCTCAACAATCTGGGTATCCACCTCAACAACCTGGGTATCCACCTCAACAACCTGGGTATCCACCTCAACAAGCAGGTTACTCTACACAACAAGCTGGTTTTAATCAAGGTACACCAGCCTATATGGGTCAGCCAGCTCCAAGTAGGAGATTAGATCCAGATCAGATGCCAAGTCca GTACAAGTTATACAAGATGACCAACAAAGTAAAagtggtttatttttaactaatcaaAGAGGTCTAGTGCCCCCTTTAGTTACTACAGATTTCACTGTTCAAGATTCTGGTAATGCATCACCTAGATTAATAAGATCAACTATGTATTGCGTACCCACTACAACGGACATTATGAAACAG aCTTCTGTACCATTTGGATTAGTCATCAGTCCATtagcaaaaataaaacccGATGAGTATcctttacctattataaatactggTGAATTTGGACCAGTTAGATGTAAAAGGTGTAAAGCTTACATGAGTCCATTTATGCAGTTCATTGATGGTGGAAAACACTTTACTTGTCTTTTATGTAAAGCTACAACAGAAg taccagttgaatattttcaacatttggATCATACTGGTCAGCGGCTTGACCGTTCTGAAAGGCCTGAATTATGTTTTGGTTcatatgaatttattgttcCAAAAGAGTATTGTAGG aAAGAAATTCAACCAAAACCTCCtgcatatatatttgtaatagatgtttcttacaataatattaaatctggACTTGTTCGACTCATATGTGCTTTCATGAAAGAGCTATTAACTCAATTACCAACTGAGTTGGGAagtgaaaaaagtaaaatacgtgttggttttataacttatgatacaactgttcatttttataatatcaag gaAACATTAGCTGTTCCTCAAATGATGATTGTTGGTGATACTTCTGAAGTGTTTATGCCATTGTTAGATGGGTTCTTATGTGATCCAGAAGAATCATCTCAAGTTATCGATGTACTTATGGAACAAATTCCCACTCAGTTTAATGAAACAAGGACTACTGAAACTATTCTTTTACCAGCAATAAAAGCAGGAATGGAAGCATTGAAG AACGCAGATTGTTgtggtaaattatttgtattccaTTCATCCTTGCCTATAGCAGAAGCTCCAGGTAAACTTAAGAATCGGGAAGATCGAAAATTACTTGCCACcgataaagaaaaaactattttga atcCACAAACTAATGTTTATAAAGAATTGGGAGAAGAATGTGTTCAAGTTGGATGTAGTGTTGATTTATTCATCActaataattcttatattgATTTACCTACTATTGgtcaaatttctaaaattagtggtggtgaaattttcaaatacacaTATTTCCAA gctGAAGTTGATGGTCAACGATTTTTATCTGATTTAAAACATGACATTAGCCGACCAACTGTTTTTGATGCTGTAATGCGTGTACGGACATCTACTGGTACTCGTCCTACTGATTTCTATGGGCATTTCTTTATGTCAAACTCTACAGATGTTGAATTAGCTGCTATTGATTGTGATAAA GCTATTGCAATTGAAGTAAAACACGATGATAAGCTTGATGAACAAGATGGAGTATTGGTACAAACAGCTATGTTATACACATCATGTAGTGGGCAAAGGCGTGTACGCATATTAAATCTATCATTACGTTCTAGTGGACAAATGGGTGAATTATATCGTAGCTGTGATTTAGATACAATAATGAATTTCTTCGGAAAACAAG ttatgtataaaatattggaaaGTTCTGGACGACAAGTAAAGGACGCAATTACTAATAAGACTGCTCAAATATTAGCTACTTATAGAAAACATTGTGCATCACCATCTTCAGCCGGTCAACTTATATTACCTGAATGCATGAAACTTATGCCTCTATATGTTAATTGTTTGATCAAATCTGATGCAATGTCCGGtg gtccTGATATGACAGTTGATGATCGTTGGTTTAATATGCATCTTGTTATCACTGCGGATATACCTACAACATTAGGTTATTTCTATCCACGTCTGATTCCTATCCATACACTCGCTGATGAAAAACTATTAGATGATGTTTCAATACCAGATCAATTAAGGTGTTCTATTGAAAAGTTTGCAGAAAATGGAGCTTATATTTTGG aAAATGGagtttatatgtttttgtgGCTTGGTATGGGTCTAAGTCAAACATTTTTGACTGACGTATTTGGTGTTCAGAGCATTACATATGTTGATACTGAACATTCGGCTATTCCTGTGTTGGATAATCCACTCAACAAAGCTGTTCGGCAGGTGTTatctaaaattcaaaaagaacGAAGCCACACTATGAGA cTTTCAATTATACGACAGAAAGATAAAATTGAAACTGTTATGAGACATTTCTTAGTTGAAGATCACGGCATTGACAATAGTCCATCCTATGTAGAATTTTTGTGTCACATGCATAAGGAAATTCGCAATTTGCTCAGTTAG
- the LOC114131086 gene encoding protein transport protein Sec24D isoform X47, translated as MNNSQFAQERPTQNYGALPTPQQNGQHNTSSNNVPSYNQAEGQLNDQFSQLGFNNRPSVPLVQNNTLPSSISNFSSGPQVNTSQSYSPANFNVELTGPPKQFSSSVPFGGSFSQNSSDNFLDKTSNTIPQSAFPGNSVESNIHDGIINQESRDFNNGTPNNLSETMYGKSNEFNTNTSNLVSNQIGSGLTSSQPIQSAFSVVSPQSRSQKPYSSNVQQPQLVENVPSQSDLSTQKLEYQPSNYPPTSNSISQSDFSRQPNHAPQQPGFPSQNNLKPQQPGFPPQPNSTLQQSGFPPQPNSTLQQPGFPTQANLTKPQQPGFPPQPNSTLQQPGFPSQTNLKPQQPGFPPQPSLTPQQPGFPPQPNSILQQPGFPPQANSTLQQPGFPPQPNSTLQQSGFLPQPISSQQQHGFPPQPGNLPSQQMGFPSQAGNLPPRQSGYPPQQPGLTSQQPQQPGYSQQHNGFNPQQPSYQPQQSGYPPQQPGYPPQQPGYPPQQAGYSTQQAGFNQGTPAYMGQPAPSRRLDPDQMPSPVQVIQDDQQSKSGLFLTNQRGLVPPLVTTDFTVQDSGNASPRLIRSTMYCVPTTTDIMKQTSVPFGLVISPLAKIKPDEYPLPIINTGEFGPVRCKRCKAYMSPFMQFIDGGKHFTCLLCKATTEVPVEYFQHLDHTGQRLDRSERPELCFGSYEFIVPKEYCRKEIQPKPPAYIFVIDVSYNNIKSGLVRLICAFMKELLTQLPTELGSEKSKIRVGFITYDTTVHFYNIKETLAVPQMMIVGDTSEVFMPLLDGFLCDPEESSQVIDVLMEQIPTQFNETRTTETILLPAIKAGMEALKNADCCGKLFVFHSSLPIAEAPGKLKNREDRKLLATDKEKTILNPQTNVYKELGEECVQVGCSVDLFITNNSYIDLPTIGQISKISGGEIFKYTYFQAEVDGQRFLSDLKHDISRPTVFDAVMRVRTSTGTRPTDFYGHFFMSNSTDVELAAIDCDKAIAIEVKHDDKLDEQDGVLVQTAMLYTSCSGQRRVRILNLSLRSSGQMGELYRSCDLDTIMNFFGKQVMYKILESSGRQVKDAITNKTAQILATYRKHCASPSSAGQLILPECMKLMPLYVNCLIKSDAMSGGPDMTVDDRWFNMHLVITADIPTTLGYFYPRLIPIHTLADEKLLDDVSIPDQLRCSIEKFAENGAYILENGVYMFLWLGMGLSQTFLTDVFGVQSITYVDTEHSAIPVLDNPLNKAVRQVLSKIQKERSHTMRLSIIRQKDKIETVMRHFLVEDHGIDNSPSYVEFLCHMHKEIRNLLS; from the exons ATGAATAATTCTCAATTTGCACAAGAGCGTCCAACACAAAATTATGGCGCTCTTCCAACACCACAACAAAATGGTCAACATAATACATCATCGAACA atgtACCATCTTATAACCAGGCTGAAGGACAGTTGAATGATCAATTTTCACAACTGGGATTTAATAATAGACCTTCAGTACCActagttcaaaataatactttg ccGAGTAGTATTAGCAACTTTTCAAGTGGACCACAAGTAAATACTTCGCAATCATATTCACCTGCCAATTTTAATGTTGAACTGACTGGGCCTCCTAAGCAATTTTCTTCATCAGTACCTTTTGGAGGAAGTTTTAGTCAAAATTCCTCAGATAATTTTCTAGACAAAACTAGTAATACAATACCACAATCTGCTTTTCCTGGAAATAGTGTTGAATCAAATATTCACGATGGAATTATTAATCAAGAATCAAGAGATTTTAATAATGGCACTcctaataatttaagtgaGACAATGTATGGGAAATccaatgaatttaatacaaatacctCAAATTTGGTTTCAAATCAAATTGGTTCTGGATTAACTTCATCTCAACCTATTCAATCAGCCTTTTCTGTTGTTTCACCTCAATCTCGTTCTCAAAAACCGTATTCAAGCAATGTTCAACAACCACAATTGGTTGAAAATGTTCCATCCCAATCGGATTTATCTActcaaaaattagaatatcaGCCATCAAATTATCCACCAACATCTAATTCAATATCTCAATCAGATTTTTCGAGACAACCTAATCATGCTCCACAGCAGCCAGGTTTTCCATctcagaataatttaaaacctcAGCAACCAG GTTTTCCACCTCAACCCAATTCAACACTGCAGCAATCAG GTTTTCCACCTCAACCCAATTCAACACTGCAGCAGCCAGGTTTTCCAACACAAGCCAATTTAACAAAACCGCAGCAGCCAGGATTTCCACCACAGCCTAATTCAACACTACAGCAGCCAGGTTTTCCATCTCAGACTAATTTAAAACCGCAGCAACCAGGTTTTCCGCCACAACCTAGTTTGACACCACAGCAACCAGGTTTTCCACCACAACCCAATTCAATACTGCAGCAGCCAGGTTTTCCACCACAAGCCAATTCTACACTGCAGCAGCCTGGTTTTCCACCACAACCCAATTCAACACTGCAGCAATCAGGTTTTCTACCACAACCTATTTCATCTCAACAGCAACATGGCTTTCCTCCTCAACCAGGAAATTTACCATCTCAACAAATGGGTTTTCCTTCTCAGGCCGGTAATTTACCACCACGACAATCTGGTTACCCACCTCAACAGCCTGGTTTAACGTCTCAACAACCTCAACAACCTGGATATTCTCAGCAACATAACGGTTTCAATCCTCAACAACCTAGTTATCAACCTCAACAATCTGGGTATCCACCTCAACAACCTGGGTATCCACCTCAACAACCTGGGTATCCACCTCAACAAGCAGGTTACTCTACACAACAAGCTGGTTTTAATCAAGGTACACCAGCCTATATGGGTCAGCCAGCTCCAAGTAGGAGATTAGATCCAGATCAGATGCCAAGTCca GTACAAGTTATACAAGATGACCAACAAAGTAAAagtggtttatttttaactaatcaaAGAGGTCTAGTGCCCCCTTTAGTTACTACAGATTTCACTGTTCAAGATTCTGGTAATGCATCACCTAGATTAATAAGATCAACTATGTATTGCGTACCCACTACAACGGACATTATGAAACAG aCTTCTGTACCATTTGGATTAGTCATCAGTCCATtagcaaaaataaaacccGATGAGTATcctttacctattataaatactggTGAATTTGGACCAGTTAGATGTAAAAGGTGTAAAGCTTACATGAGTCCATTTATGCAGTTCATTGATGGTGGAAAACACTTTACTTGTCTTTTATGTAAAGCTACAACAGAAg taccagttgaatattttcaacatttggATCATACTGGTCAGCGGCTTGACCGTTCTGAAAGGCCTGAATTATGTTTTGGTTcatatgaatttattgttcCAAAAGAGTATTGTAGG aAAGAAATTCAACCAAAACCTCCtgcatatatatttgtaatagatgtttcttacaataatattaaatctggACTTGTTCGACTCATATGTGCTTTCATGAAAGAGCTATTAACTCAATTACCAACTGAGTTGGGAagtgaaaaaagtaaaatacgtgttggttttataacttatgatacaactgttcatttttataatatcaag gaAACATTAGCTGTTCCTCAAATGATGATTGTTGGTGATACTTCTGAAGTGTTTATGCCATTGTTAGATGGGTTCTTATGTGATCCAGAAGAATCATCTCAAGTTATCGATGTACTTATGGAACAAATTCCCACTCAGTTTAATGAAACAAGGACTACTGAAACTATTCTTTTACCAGCAATAAAAGCAGGAATGGAAGCATTGAAG AACGCAGATTGTTgtggtaaattatttgtattccaTTCATCCTTGCCTATAGCAGAAGCTCCAGGTAAACTTAAGAATCGGGAAGATCGAAAATTACTTGCCACcgataaagaaaaaactattttga atcCACAAACTAATGTTTATAAAGAATTGGGAGAAGAATGTGTTCAAGTTGGATGTAGTGTTGATTTATTCATCActaataattcttatattgATTTACCTACTATTGgtcaaatttctaaaattagtggtggtgaaattttcaaatacacaTATTTCCAA gctGAAGTTGATGGTCAACGATTTTTATCTGATTTAAAACATGACATTAGCCGACCAACTGTTTTTGATGCTGTAATGCGTGTACGGACATCTACTGGTACTCGTCCTACTGATTTCTATGGGCATTTCTTTATGTCAAACTCTACAGATGTTGAATTAGCTGCTATTGATTGTGATAAA GCTATTGCAATTGAAGTAAAACACGATGATAAGCTTGATGAACAAGATGGAGTATTGGTACAAACAGCTATGTTATACACATCATGTAGTGGGCAAAGGCGTGTACGCATATTAAATCTATCATTACGTTCTAGTGGACAAATGGGTGAATTATATCGTAGCTGTGATTTAGATACAATAATGAATTTCTTCGGAAAACAAG ttatgtataaaatattggaaaGTTCTGGACGACAAGTAAAGGACGCAATTACTAATAAGACTGCTCAAATATTAGCTACTTATAGAAAACATTGTGCATCACCATCTTCAGCCGGTCAACTTATATTACCTGAATGCATGAAACTTATGCCTCTATATGTTAATTGTTTGATCAAATCTGATGCAATGTCCGGtg gtccTGATATGACAGTTGATGATCGTTGGTTTAATATGCATCTTGTTATCACTGCGGATATACCTACAACATTAGGTTATTTCTATCCACGTCTGATTCCTATCCATACACTCGCTGATGAAAAACTATTAGATGATGTTTCAATACCAGATCAATTAAGGTGTTCTATTGAAAAGTTTGCAGAAAATGGAGCTTATATTTTGG aAAATGGagtttatatgtttttgtgGCTTGGTATGGGTCTAAGTCAAACATTTTTGACTGACGTATTTGGTGTTCAGAGCATTACATATGTTGATACTGAACATTCGGCTATTCCTGTGTTGGATAATCCACTCAACAAAGCTGTTCGGCAGGTGTTatctaaaattcaaaaagaacGAAGCCACACTATGAGA cTTTCAATTATACGACAGAAAGATAAAATTGAAACTGTTATGAGACATTTCTTAGTTGAAGATCACGGCATTGACAATAGTCCATCCTATGTAGAATTTTTGTGTCACATGCATAAGGAAATTCGCAATTTGCTCAGTTAG